A segment of the Pedobacter faecalis genome:
GACACACCGGAAGATCTGGAAAAAGCTAAAGAACGACTATGAAATTCCCTGTTAAACCGGCCCTGGCAGTTTTAATCCTGTTTGCAGCATGCCTCTTTGCCTGTACACAGTCGGCCACCCCTGATGAGGCCGGATTCGAAAATTCCGTATTGAAGCCTTTTAGCGATACTTTGCATGCAGACACCTTTAAAGTGCGTATCGTTGGCGATTCGCCGAAGGACATGAAAATCGCTTTTCAGATCTCGGCGTATACCGGCAAGGTGATCTATGCTGTTGATATCAAGGCATCAGATCTCTTCAGCAACTACGACGCAACGATCAATCTGGATAAAAAGAAAAATCAGCTTCGTTTTCTTCGAGAGGAAGCTAAAAATTTTCTGCATGATGAAAATTTCATGGAGCCTGCAGTAACCGGGGAAGAAGAGCCGGATGAACATGTGCCAGACAAAGCATTTTTTGAAGAGCTTAGAAAGACCGCATTTAACGGGTTCAGCTATCGCCTGGGCAAAGAGAAGAAAATATACATCGCGTGGTCGGCCAAGGAGCACAAAGTAAAGCCGTATTATGTGTGCTGCGAGTGATTAATATCGGGAAGCAACCAGAACAAAAAAGGATTTTTTTAGAAAAGATGAAAATAAAATTATGATAATAGAATATTTAGTTTTATGTTTATAAACCGAAACGATCTGACAAACAATACCATCCAGACAGATCGCAGGAATTCATAAAAAACTGACTATTCTAACCAAATATATTTTTCAGTGCCCGGAAGGATTTTCCGGGCCTTTTTTTTAAGAAGATTTTTGCCTTCCCGCCCTTCGAATATTAAAAAACATTACATTTAATACCGGAAAGCCGTAACGGGGTCTATGCGTAAAAAGTTAATAGTATTTTTCTTTCTTGCCTTTACAATATTATCCGTTTCGGCACAGCAGGCAGATATTACTGGTTTGGTAAGGGATAGCCTAAACAGACGAAACCTGCAGAACTGCTCGGTGTTGCTTTTGAGACATGGAGATTCCGTGATCACGAAAAGTACCGCCACAGATATTAATGGCCGATTTGTTCTGAAGGGTATCAGCAAAGGAAAATATCAGCTCGCAATAACGCACATTTCGATGGGTAACTTTTCGTTGAACCTTGAATTGTCTGACACCAGCAGAGTTAATCTGGGTCATATTTACCTCGATCCCAAAGCTAAAATACTAAACGAGGTCGTGATCCGGGCAACTAAAAGAGCGATCAGACTGAAGGGCGACACGATTATATTTCAGGCCGACAGTTTTGCGGTACGCAGGAACTCCAATGTGCAGTTGCTTCTTCAGAAGCTACCCGGCATGTCGGTAAACAAGAACGGAACAATTACAGCTCAAGGAAAAACCGTCCGAAGTGTTCTGGTCGACGGTGAGGAGTTTTTTGGAGATGATCCGCAATTGGCCACGAAATATCTTAAGGCAGATGCTGTTGAGGAAATAGAGGTGTATGACCGGAAAAGCAAGCAGGCTGAGTTGACAGGAATTGACGATGGCATAAGAAACCGGACCGTGAACATCAAACTGAAGGAAAACTCAAAAAATGGATATCTAAGCTCGGTTGATCTTAACCATGGAACAAATGATTTTCAGGACTATGGCGGAATGGCGGGGGTATTTGGGGAACGCACAAAGGCTGCAGCCTTCGGCACATATACCAATCTGATCAATGAATCGCGTATATATACCTCTATGCGTAAACTGAAAGGCGAAGATTATGATGTGATTGAGGTGGGCGACGATGGCAGTTCAGTGATGTATGCATACGGCATGGATGATGATGAGGATTATACTCAGCCGTCGGGCGGCTTGCCAAACAACCTGAACGTAGGCGGCTATTTCTCTCAGCGCATTAAAGACCGAATGGGAATGAAAGTTAGCCTGAAAGCATTCGACTACGGAAATAAGGACCTGAGAACAACCCTGACCCAGGAGCTGTTGCCGGGCGGATCACAATTTACGTCCCTTTCCCGCGATGACGACAGGTCTAAAAGTGCCGGAAAGAGTGTAAGAGGCAATTATACCTATAAACTCGATGCGGGTTCGACATTGAAAGTTGCTTTTGGGGCGCAGCAATCCCGGAATTTTACGGAGGCTGACCGGCTGGATTACACAAAGAATGAAAAAAACGATGTATTCATCAGCCAGAACAATCAAAGCCGGGTCGAGAGCGGCGAAAATGCGACAACCAACGGGAACATCAACTGGTTTAAACGATTTCAGAAGAAAGGTCGCACGCTTTCTATCGATATTCAGCCTGAGCGTCAGGTAAGTAGTGCGGCCGGCACGAGCGTAAACCGCACCTACTATTTCGATGACCAGGGTGGAATGAACCGCTTTGAAGACGTTATCCTGAATAAAGACAATACCAACAAGCGCCTTTCGCTTGGAACGCGATTTAATTATACCGAGCCGCTTACGGAGCAATGGACACTGGAGGCGGGGTATAGTTTCAAGACCATATCCTCTACCAGTTACCGGCTCATCCGAAACAACCGGAACCTAAAGATTGACTCGCTAAGTAACAATTTTAAGTTTGTCAATTTCTCGAACGTTGGAAAAATGACCATGCAGTACAAGTTCGAAAACTTCTCCATTTCCGGCGGATTGCAGGCTACACAAACCACTTTTGAGCTGAAAGATCTGGATGTCCGTAATGAGTTTGACCGTGATTATCTGAACCTCGCGCCCAGTACGAACATCTTTTACAAACTGGGCGACAACAGTACAGTTTCCGTAAATTATAACGGTTACATGCAGCAGCCAGGCATAGAGCAAATTCAGCCGGTGAAACAGTTGGACAACCCCCTGTATCAGATTGTTGGAAATACTAATCTGAAGCCTTCTTTCACAAATACCTTTGGGGTTTCTTATAATACCTACAGCCCCAGATCAGACCTGTTTGTTTCGGCCTATCTGAATTATGGATTCACCAGAAATGCGATAACCGATACGGAGCTTGTCGACGACTTCAATAAAAGGATATTGAGTTTTACCAACCTTAATGGTATCAACTCGACCTCCGGAAATATCTATTTTTCCAGAAATTTCTCGAAGATTAACCTGCGCCTGGGACTGGATCTTGGTTTCAATACGGCCAACGCAATTACGGTAATAAACTTTACGACAAACAAGACAAGGAACAACCGTTACAATCTGCGTACGCATATCAATTATAATACACCCAGGCTGGACCTGAGTTATTCGCCCTCCGCAAACTTTATGTATGGCAAGTCGTCCATTGGCGGCTTGAACGACGGAAAGAGCCTGTCGCACGAGCATGAGTTTTCCGGAAGTGTTCAGCTGCCCTACCGCATGGAGTTTAACACGACGCTTTCTTTAAATTTCAGGCCGTCGAATGCTTCGTTCGACCGCGCCTTAAACGTGGCGATTTTAAACAGCTATCTGGCGGCAAAACTACTCAGAAATGAGTCGCTTGAAGTGAGAATTACAGCCACAGATCTGTTAAACCAAAAAATAGGCTACAGCCGCTACGTGGGTGGTAACGTTATAAGCGAGAACACCTTTAGCTATATTCCCCGTTATGCTTTGCTGGGTATCAACTGGAATTTCAGCGGTAATTTTAGAAGAAGTGCGCCGGGCAGATAAGCAGATTTTAAAAAAATACCCCCCCGACTTCGTTTTAATTGCTAACTTTGTATCCCGTACAAAAACAATTAAGGCAGCGTAAATACTGCCTATATCACATTCAAACATGACTAAGTATATTTTTGTTACGGGCGGTGTTACTTCCTCATTAGGTAAGGGCATCATCTCCGCTTCATTAGCTAAATTACTGCAAGCACGAGGCTACAGTGTTACCATTCAAAAGTTCGACCCGTACATTAATATTGATCCGGGAACCCTGAATCCGTATGAACACGGTGAATGCTACGTGACTGAAGACGGAGCGGAAACAGATCTTGACCTTGGTCATTATGAGCGCTTCCTGAATGTGCCTACTTCGCAGGCCAATAACATAACCACGGGTCGTATATACCAGAACGTGATCAGTAAAGAACGTCAGGGAGAGTATCTCGGGAAAACAGTTCAGGTAGTACCTCATATCACCGACGAAATTAAACGCAACATGCGGATACTCGGTGAAAGCGGGCAATACGATATCGTGATCACTGAACTTGGGGGTACTGTGGGCGATATCGAGTCGTTACCCTTTATCGAAGCGGTACGTCAGTTTAAATGGGAAGAAGGCGCCAATAACGCCATTGTGATTCACCTTACCCTTATCCCCTTCCTTGCTGCAGCCGGTGAACTAAAAACGAAGCCTACGCAGCACTCTGTAAAAGCACTTCTTGAATATGGTATTCAGCCAGATATCCTGGTATGCCGTACGGAGCATCACATTACGCCAGACATCCGTAAGAAGATCGCCCTGTTCTGTAACGTAAATATCAATGCTGTTATCGAGTCTATAGACGCTTCGACGATCTATGACGTGCCTTTGCTGATGATGAAGGAGCAACTGGACAAAACGGTACTGACAAAGCTGAAATTGCCTCAGAAAAATGAGCCGGACATGGAAAGCTGGAAAGACTACCTTGGTCGCTTAAAAAACCCAACTGCTGAGGTTACCATTGGTGTAGTGGGTAAATATGTAGAGTTGCCGGATGCTTATAAATCTATTACAGAATCATTTGTGCACGCCGGGGCAAAGAATGAGTGCAAGGTCCGCGTACAGTATATCCACTCTGAAGAAGTGTATGCAGACAACGCCAAAGAGAAATTAGGGCATTTGGACGGACTGCTTGTTGCACCTGGTTTCGGAAGCCGCGGTATTGAAGGTAAGATCGAAGCCATCCGTTATGTAAGGGAAAACAACGTTCCTTTCTTTGGTATTTGTCTGGGTATGCAATGTTCCGTTATTGAATTCGGCAGAAATGTATTAGGCCTGCAGAACGCAAATACCACCGAGATCGATGAGGAAACAAAATTTCCGGTGATCAATATGATGGAAGAACAAAAGAAAGTTACTTCCAAAGGTGGAACGATGCGACTTGGTTCTTATCCTTGCGACCTGAAAAAAGGTACCAAAGCTTACGCTGCTTATGGTAAGGCTCATATTACCGAACGCCACAGGCACCGCTACGAGTTCAACAATGCCTATCTGAAACAATATGAAGAGGCGGGTATGGTTGCCTCGGGTATAAACCCAGACAGCAAACTTGTGGAGATCGTAGAACTAAAAAACCATCCTTTCTTTGTAGGCGGACAGTTCCATCCCGAATTAAAATCAACTGTAGCGAATCCTCACCCGCTTTTTGTTAAATTTGTCGCCGCTGCGATGGATTTCTCCAAAAAGAGAACTAAATAGTCGCTTTAAATACTCATAATGGATAGAAATACTTTTACAGGATTATTCCTGATTTTAATTATTCTGGCTGGCTCATTTTATTTTTTCAAGCCGTCGGAAGCAGAAATACAACAAGAGCAGGCGCGTATAGCGGCCGACTCGGCACGTAAAGCTTCGGCCGGGCAGCCTAAGGCGGTCGCCCAAGCCACTACAGCAACAAATACTATTGATTCCGCTGCGCTTGCCGGACCTTTCGGAGGCAGCATTTCTGGCACCGAACAACAAACAGTTCTGGAAAACGAGAAATTGAAACTGACCTTTACCAACAAGGGCGGTAAAATCCGTTCGGTAGAAGTAAAAGGTCAGAAAACTTATAGCGGAAAACCTGTAGTGCTGTTCGACGGGGATGATAACAAATTCGGATTTAAGCTTAACCTTGCAGGTAAAGTCTTTAACACGAATGATCTGTACTTCACCGCAAGTTCTACCAGCAACAGCGTTAGCATGCGCGCCAATTATTCGGGCAACCAGTACCTTGAGTACAATTATACTTTAAAGCCTAACAGCAACAATGTTGAGCTGAGCGTTAATCTTAACGGACTTAATCAGGTAGTCCAGGGTAATGCCCTGTTGCTCAACTGGGAAGCTACTTTGCTGGAGCAGGAAAAGTCAAGCAAGAAAGAGCAGGAACACTCGGCCCCTTACTTTAAATATGTGGAGGAAAACCCGGATCACCTGAGCGTGGCTAAAGATGATAAGCTGGAGTTGAACGAAGGCAAAATTGAGTGGGTTTCCTTCAAACAGCACTTCTTTTCTGCGGTTTTGTTACCCTCTGCACCTTTCGAGAAGGGTGATCTGGAGGTAAAGCTCAGCACAGATTCGGGTAAGGTTAAATGGTATGGTGCAAACCTGCAATTGCCTTTCAACCAACTGGCTTCACAAAGCTACGGCTTTACCTTTTATTTCGGAACCAATAAATTCTCTGTACTTAAGGAACAGGGACATGAAATTGAAAAGCAGGTAGATATGGGCTACTGGCCGTTGAAATACATCAACAGATTTGTGGTATTGCCTGTGTTCAACTTTTTGGAAGGATTCGGATGGAACTACGGATTGATTATCCTGGTACTTACGATCCTGCTTAAAGTGGCTATGTCGCCCCTTACTTATAAATCATACATCTCCATGGCGAAAATGCGTATTCTGAAGCCTGAAATGGATGTGATTAAAGCGAAAGTAGGCGAAGACAATCCGACACTCCTGCAGCAGGAGTATCTAAAGCTGTATAAGCAGGTCGGTGTTAACCCGCTGGGCGGCTGTTTGCCAATGCTCTTGCAGTTGCCTTTCGTTATGGCCTTCTTCTTCTTCTTCCCTAACCTTTTTGAATTAAGAGGCGAAAGCTTCTTATGGATGAAGGACTTGTCGACCTACGATGATTTCATCAAATTTGGCTTCAACATTCCGTTTATCGGCGATCACTTGAGTTTAATGTGTTTGCTGATGACCATCTCCACCCTGATCTATACGTACTTCAACAACCAGATCTCGGGAGCGACAGGTCAGATGAAATATATCGGCTACATCATGCCGCTGGTATTTCTTGGTGTACTGAACAGCTACCCTTCCGGACTGAACTACTACTATTTCCTGGCCAACATGCTCACTTTCCTTCAGCAGTTTATCATCAAGTCGATGGTAGATGACGAAAAGATTCATCGTACGCTTCAGGAGAATAAGGCAAAGCCTGCAGAAAAGAAGAAAAAGTCTAAATTCCAGGCGCGGTTAGACGAATACATGCGCCAGCAGCAGCAAGCCCAAGCTCAAAAGAAAAAATAAGCAGCAGAAAATGTAATTTTTCTATGATAATATGCAAAAGGGCACCCGATGAGGTGCCCTTTTTTATTATTTTTAAGCCACCACACTGGGGTAACATAACCAAACACACTATGTACAAGTACCTGAGCCTAACACTTCTGCTGTGTGCAAGCGTATGCCTTGCACAGAAAAAACCACTCGACCATACCGTGTACGACAACTGGGAATCGATTTCCGCTAAAAAGCTGTCTAACGACGGCAATTGGGTTGCCTATGTGATTGCCAGGCAGCAAGGCGATGGCAACCTGTACTTCAAAGGATTGAAAAACAACGCTGACCTGAAAGTGCCGCGCGGTGAAAACGTAGCGTTCAGTGCCGACAACAAATTTGCAGTGTTCCTGATCAAACCTTTATACCAGGACGTCCGCACCGCTAAGATCAAAAAGAAAAAGCCAGAGGAAATGCCAAAGGACTCGCTGGGAATTGTTAACCTGAGCAACTTGTCGCTCACCAAAACTGCGATGGTCAAATCGTATAAGCTCGCGGAAGAAGGGAACGCTTGTCTGGCATATCAACTGGAAAGGCAACCAGATACAGCAAAAACAAAACGGGATGACAAAGAAGGCACTGATATGATTTTTAAGAACCTGGGTACCGGAATTGAGCGAAGGTTTACTTATGTGTCCGACTACCAATTTGACAAAAAAGGCGAGCGACTGGTGTTCAGCACCACCGGATCGAAGACCGACAAGGCAGCACCGGCAGGAGTTTCCCTGCTAAACATCCAGAGAGGTACCATTAAGACACTCGTAGCCATTAAAGGCAATTTTAAAAACTTTGTATTCGATGAAGAGGGCGAAGCCCTTGCTTTCCTGGGAGAGACTGACCCTGAAAAGAAAGAAATCAAAAACTATCGCATTTATTACAGCTCCCCGACTCTGGATACCGCGCAGATCCTGGTAGACCAGGACGTGCCCGGTCTGCCCCAAAAATGGG
Coding sequences within it:
- a CDS encoding CTP synthase, whose translation is MTKYIFVTGGVTSSLGKGIISASLAKLLQARGYSVTIQKFDPYINIDPGTLNPYEHGECYVTEDGAETDLDLGHYERFLNVPTSQANNITTGRIYQNVISKERQGEYLGKTVQVVPHITDEIKRNMRILGESGQYDIVITELGGTVGDIESLPFIEAVRQFKWEEGANNAIVIHLTLIPFLAAAGELKTKPTQHSVKALLEYGIQPDILVCRTEHHITPDIRKKIALFCNVNINAVIESIDASTIYDVPLLMMKEQLDKTVLTKLKLPQKNEPDMESWKDYLGRLKNPTAEVTIGVVGKYVELPDAYKSITESFVHAGAKNECKVRVQYIHSEEVYADNAKEKLGHLDGLLVAPGFGSRGIEGKIEAIRYVRENNVPFFGICLGMQCSVIEFGRNVLGLQNANTTEIDEETKFPVINMMEEQKKVTSKGGTMRLGSYPCDLKKGTKAYAAYGKAHITERHRHRYEFNNAYLKQYEEAGMVASGINPDSKLVEIVELKNHPFFVGGQFHPELKSTVANPHPLFVKFVAAAMDFSKKRTK
- the yidC gene encoding membrane protein insertase YidC → MDRNTFTGLFLILIILAGSFYFFKPSEAEIQQEQARIAADSARKASAGQPKAVAQATTATNTIDSAALAGPFGGSISGTEQQTVLENEKLKLTFTNKGGKIRSVEVKGQKTYSGKPVVLFDGDDNKFGFKLNLAGKVFNTNDLYFTASSTSNSVSMRANYSGNQYLEYNYTLKPNSNNVELSVNLNGLNQVVQGNALLLNWEATLLEQEKSSKKEQEHSAPYFKYVEENPDHLSVAKDDKLELNEGKIEWVSFKQHFFSAVLLPSAPFEKGDLEVKLSTDSGKVKWYGANLQLPFNQLASQSYGFTFYFGTNKFSVLKEQGHEIEKQVDMGYWPLKYINRFVVLPVFNFLEGFGWNYGLIILVLTILLKVAMSPLTYKSYISMAKMRILKPEMDVIKAKVGEDNPTLLQQEYLKLYKQVGVNPLGGCLPMLLQLPFVMAFFFFFPNLFELRGESFLWMKDLSTYDDFIKFGFNIPFIGDHLSLMCLLMTISTLIYTYFNNQISGATGQMKYIGYIMPLVFLGVLNSYPSGLNYYYFLANMLTFLQQFIIKSMVDDEKIHRTLQENKAKPAEKKKKSKFQARLDEYMRQQQQAQAQKKK
- a CDS encoding outer membrane beta-barrel protein produces the protein MRKKLIVFFFLAFTILSVSAQQADITGLVRDSLNRRNLQNCSVLLLRHGDSVITKSTATDINGRFVLKGISKGKYQLAITHISMGNFSLNLELSDTSRVNLGHIYLDPKAKILNEVVIRATKRAIRLKGDTIIFQADSFAVRRNSNVQLLLQKLPGMSVNKNGTITAQGKTVRSVLVDGEEFFGDDPQLATKYLKADAVEEIEVYDRKSKQAELTGIDDGIRNRTVNIKLKENSKNGYLSSVDLNHGTNDFQDYGGMAGVFGERTKAAAFGTYTNLINESRIYTSMRKLKGEDYDVIEVGDDGSSVMYAYGMDDDEDYTQPSGGLPNNLNVGGYFSQRIKDRMGMKVSLKAFDYGNKDLRTTLTQELLPGGSQFTSLSRDDDRSKSAGKSVRGNYTYKLDAGSTLKVAFGAQQSRNFTEADRLDYTKNEKNDVFISQNNQSRVESGENATTNGNINWFKRFQKKGRTLSIDIQPERQVSSAAGTSVNRTYYFDDQGGMNRFEDVILNKDNTNKRLSLGTRFNYTEPLTEQWTLEAGYSFKTISSTSYRLIRNNRNLKIDSLSNNFKFVNFSNVGKMTMQYKFENFSISGGLQATQTTFELKDLDVRNEFDRDYLNLAPSTNIFYKLGDNSTVSVNYNGYMQQPGIEQIQPVKQLDNPLYQIVGNTNLKPSFTNTFGVSYNTYSPRSDLFVSAYLNYGFTRNAITDTELVDDFNKRILSFTNLNGINSTSGNIYFSRNFSKINLRLGLDLGFNTANAITVINFTTNKTRNNRYNLRTHINYNTPRLDLSYSPSANFMYGKSSIGGLNDGKSLSHEHEFSGSVQLPYRMEFNTTLSLNFRPSNASFDRALNVAILNSYLAAKLLRNESLEVRITATDLLNQKIGYSRYVGGNVISENTFSYIPRYALLGINWNFSGNFRRSAPGR